From the genome of Cherax quadricarinatus isolate ZL_2023a chromosome 54, ASM3850222v1, whole genome shotgun sequence, one region includes:
- the LOC128699142 gene encoding uncharacterized protein, with the protein MVPCAADELPSVQVSSPEGGGANVKNKARNCVLSRTSTTRRGFHPRKSNATKDYICELCSKSFHKRWHLIHHLRMHTGEKPHRCGTCDKAFTQKGDLTRHLRIHTGDKPYKCDDCNKAFTHKSNLVQHSRRHTGEKPFQCHDCSKSFSRKSVLIQHVLLHSGHKPYTCDQCHKLFSRKGALIKHKWSHTGKWPYQCDQCNKGFSDRTHMDSHMRSHNGEKPYECDECGKTFADKSNLCRHIKMHSRDYNRRCQQCGTPLLTRRNSHTPQKPNTCRKCLESFLIKTRSKTDVMFKCDICEKEFTLKSNLAQHLILHTNVKPYSCQVCGKEFSHRSNLARHRNIHTQAGTHKCSFCDKVFSRIITFNQHMKSHEKSGLKGELRICVDSGTNSVGEEAGSRNMNVCVESASQAGDPNPTAEATNGTAADENGMSTNSEESDTKENIATVQQTPHDPGVQSRLPMVTIPRENIVEIKTEREGDERYGCITQQERNVYNAQSTITVNCNTVLTSGATHHVSDPTQEGKNTKRNASATTNGLQCQRGHGDIPMVTIPAMNILEFKKEKDNDSCAINQTGQSMSVLCGESVTTQEHSAATSCSSSSAAPQQCCAVSNTAATQHQLSHQRNTERNKQSTVTFPRGNTLQLKVERPNIDEPSHDMQQYGSVITSTRTAAPSSNTAHSMLSSNTTHMLTSNTIHSMLTSSTAHSMLTSNISESMYLLSQQQRIKESQHRHFSQHPSRRENQPLSLISTINTQQPHREAESFPEGPLHPPITTNTLALNPSVNYEHDYASAFAIAMQKIVQSTYSINAYVAYANLLQEMSSLGRDVSEEVDVLQRGGALASYRQSVLSHSLARYDAWLRLRAQVEAQRNADVKMALDVDAKEHFNLRTY; encoded by the coding sequence GCAAAAGTTTCCACAAAAGATGGCATCTGATCCACCACCTGCGGATGCACACTGGAGAGAAGCCTCACCGGTGTGGCACTTGCGACAAAGCCTTCACGCAGAAGGGAGACCTCACGAGGCATTTGAGAATACACACAGGTGATAAGCCCTATAAATGTGACGACTGCAACAAAGCCTTCACACACAAGAGCAATCTGGTGCAACACTCCAGGagacatactggagagaaaccctTTCAGTGCCACGACTGCAGCAAATCCTTCTCCAGAAAGAGCGTCCTGATTCAGCACGTCCTCTTACACAGCGGACACAAACCCTACACATGTGACCAGTGTCACAAACTCTTCTCGCGTAAGGGAGCACTAATTAAGCATAAATGGAGTCACACCGGCAAGTGGCcctaccagtgtgaccagtgtaaCAAAGGGTTTTCTGACAGGACTCACATGGACAGTCATATGAGGAGCCACAATGGCGAGAAACCCTACGAATGTGACGAGTGTGGCAAAACATTCGCAGATAAAAGCAACTTGTGCCGCCACATAAAGATGCACTCACGGGACTACAACAGAAGATGCCAACAATGCGGAACGCCTCTGTTAACGAGAAGGAACTCGCACACACCTCAGAAACCAAACACGTGTCGCAAGTGTTTAGAGAGTTTCTTAATTAAAACAAGGAGTAAGACTGATGTCATGTTCAAATGTGACATTTGCGAGAAAGAATTCACCCTGAAAAGCAATCTAGCGCAGCACCTGATTCTCCACACAAACGTGAAACCCTacagttgtcaggtgtgtgggaaagAGTTTTCTCACAGAAGTAACTTGGCTAGGCATAGGAATATACACACTCAGGCAGGTACACATAAATGTAGTTTCTGTGACAAAGTGTTCTCTCGTATAATCACTTTCAACCAACACATGAAATCGCACGAAAAATCCGGTCTTAAAGGCGAATTAAGGATCTGTGTGGATTCCGGCACAAATTCTGTTGGTGAAGAAGCGGGCAGCAGAAATATGAACGTCTGCGTAGAGTCTGCATCACAGGCAGGTGATCCAAATCccacagcagaagcaacaaaCGGAACAGCCGCAGATGAGAACGGCATGTCAACCAATTCAGAAGAGTCAGACACCAAGGAGAATATTGCTACAGTCCAGCAAACCCCCCATGACCCCGGGGTACAAAGCAGGCTTCCCATGGTGACCATACCAAGAGAAAACATCGTGGAAATTAAAACCGAAAGAGAAGGTGATGAACGGTACGGATGCATTACACAGCAAGAGCGAAATGTTTATAATGCTCAGTCGACAATTACTGTCAATTGCAACACAGTTCTGACCTCAGGGGCAACGCACCACGTCTCGGACCCAACTCAGGAAGGCAAAAATACCAAGAGAAATGCCAGTGCAACTACCAATGGCCTTCAGTGCCAGAGAGGACATGGGGACATACCAATGGTTACCATACCAGCGATGAATATCCTTGAATTTAAAAAAGAGAAGGATAATGACTCTTGCGCTATAAATCAAACAGGACAGAGTATGAGTGTTCTCTGCGGCGAGTCAGTAACTACCCAGGAACACTCTGCCGCCACGAGCTGTTCTTCTTCGTCAGCGGCACCACAGCAATGCTGCGCCGtgagcaacacagcagcaacacagcaccaaCTCAGCCATCAGCGCAACACGGAACGAAACAAGCAGTCCACGGTAACTTTCCCTAGAGGAAACACATTGCAACTCAAAGTAGAAAGACCGAACATTGACGAACCCTCACATGACATGCAACAATACGGCAGTGTAATCACCTCTACTAGGACAGCGGCTCCGTCAtctaacacagcacacagcatgtTGTCCTCTAATACAACACACATGTTGACTTCCAACACAATACACAGCATGTTGACTTccagcacagcacacagcatgTTGACTTCCAACATATCAGAGAGCATGTATCTTTTATCTCAGCAGCAGCGCATCAAGGAGTCTCAGCACCGGCACTTCTCTCAGCACCCCAGCAGACGAGAGAACCAGCCCCTCTCCCTCATATCAACCATAAACACCCAACAACCACACAGAGAAGCAGAATCCTTCCCTGAGGGACCTCTCCACCCACCAATCACAACAAACACTCTTGCACTGAACCCTTCAGTCAATTACGAACACGATTATGCCTCGGCGTTCGCAATCGCCATGCAGAAAATTGTCCAAAGCACATACAGCATCAACGCATACGTCGCGTACGCAAATTTACTACAGGAAATGTCATCGCTGGGGCGGGATGTCAGCGAGGAAGTCGATGTATTACAAAGAGGTGGAGCCTTAGCCTCTTACAGACAAAGTGTGTTGAGTCACTCCCTGGCTCGCTACGATGCGTGGCTCAGGTTGAGGGCACAAGTAGAGGCTCAGAGGAATGCTGATGTTAAAATGGCTCTGGATGTAGACGCTAAGGAGCATTTTAATCTCAGGACTTACTAA
- the LOC128699143 gene encoding protein tipE: MLAQEAQVPGRDNVVRLTYSAGPSTSSSKEDLKEKRPDLTQQSQIDEQRRLEELMDRAQLNAGKEALRQLLKERKVKKKKKTSCLTLLKLYLTILSGLMIIGGLFTLLFLVPMIIDPALATLSYEFQPTPVLCMTTFAELVVGIKNISWCSCTEGCTKDIYNCSQITVVYRNCVVRNESETVVASMDGECEVGGNSSLTVEETHNVTTYIDPAHWDVLNASLFINVKGCGYPPAVNCSIFYQYFGKPGRRFWCYYSRRDPFVVMPDFDPDLAGNQLAMSLGWTIGAQVGGVLVIMILHCPYIAFIKNLYRKRPTLLSK, from the coding sequence ATGCTGGCGCAGGAAGCACAAGTCCCCGGTAGGGACAATGTGGTGCGGCTCACTTACTCTGCCggcccctccacctcctcctccaaagAGGACCTCAAGGAGAAGAGACCCGATCtcacccagcagagccagatagATGAACAGCGGCGTCTAGAGGAGCTTATGGACCGAGCTCAGCTGAATGCCGGCAAGGAGGCCCTCAGACAGCTCCTCAAAGAGAGAaaagttaaaaagaaaaagaaaacctCATGTTTAACATTGCTGAAACTGTATCTTACCATCCTGTCAGGTCTGATGATCATAGGAGGCCTCTTCACCTTGTTATTCCTGGTGCCTATGATCATTGACCCAGCGCTAGCCACTCTCAGCTACGAATTCCAACCTACGCCCGTCCTCTGCATGACCACTTTCGCTGAGCTGGTAGTTGGCATTAAAAACATATCTTGGTGTTCGTGTACTGAGGGCTGCACCAAGGACATATACAATTGCTCGCAAATCACAGTGGTGTACAGAAACTGTGTCGTGCGAAACGAGTCTGAAACCGTAGTGGCCTCAATGGATGGGGAGTGTGAAGTGGGTGGGAACAGTTCGCTAACAGTTGAGGAGACCCACAACGTTACCACCTACATTGACCCCGCTCACTGGGACGTGCTAAACGCCTCGTTATTTATAAATGTTAAAGGCTGTGGCTACCCTCCCGCGGTCAACTGTTCCATATTTTACCAGTATTTCGGAAAGCCAGGCCGCAGGTTCTGGTGTTACTACAGCAGACGGGATCCTTTCGTCGTTATGCCCGACTTTGACCCCGACCTGGCCGGCAACCAGCTGGCTATGTCCCTGGGCTGGACCATCGGGGCTCAGGTGGGAGGAGTGCTGGTCATCATGATCCTTCACTGCCCCTACATCGCCTTCATCAAGAACTTGTATCGGAAGCGCCCTACGTTACTTTCCAAGTAA